The Niastella koreensis GR20-10 genome includes a window with the following:
- a CDS encoding SusC/RagA family TonB-linked outer membrane protein, whose product MTDFISGKAAIARDERGHDRLKWELTKTLRIMKLGAFFLLAAAMTVSAKGLTQDKITLSLKNAPLEKVFDAIESQSGFVFIYKNETVKDKKVSIQVTNVSLADALNECLKGQALSYSIVGKSVAIKTIHKETGLAENATPNAPPLIDVKGKVLNEKGDPVEGVTVRVKGTEKFTLTDKNGEFSLITVERDAILLFTHITMEAFELQVSGQTELLIKLRTKVSSLGEVVVSVNTGYQQVSKERFVGSVSSLDSAAYSRRAGMDIISRLDGTVPGVLFDKKTASTSLDQVQIRGLSTLNSSRAPLVIVDNFPFRQDLSLLNPNDVESITVLKDAAATSIWGAQAGNGVIVITTKKGRYNQPMSVSVSSNVTIQQKPDLYYNPQISVPDFIDAETFLFSKGRYDIDLNNTSTWPVISPVVEVLAKRRAGVYTAEDSATQIDAMRSMDLRRELNKYMYRPAVLQQHYVQLNGGNNTFSYNFSAGYNRNQNNIQNSKVDDNFTLKSFTAIRPVKNLEITTSIMYIQGTNRSTTLPSLRLYPYAQLADQEGHALAIPQDRRAAYIDTVGGGRLLDWHYRPLDEVKLADKNDRSRLIQLNTSIAYRFTPWLNASLSYQYSGQSLDGSNYLGPGTYYTRNLINQYTNLAQTLPGLRNPIPVGGIMNVSHIESRSQNARAQLNFNKKLGYKHAVNALVAGEISETRGTGNTNRFYGYNKEMGTYVTTIDYVTQFPSYNNIAGSGQIPTGSTASPETYGRFVSFLGNLSYTYNDRYTIYLSARKDGSNIFGVNTNRKWKPLWSTGGSWDISKESFYDLKWMSSLRVRASYGYSGNPGNVSALPTIQYNTIPAVMTNLPAATTKDAPNPSLRWEKVQMINEAIDFSLFHNRISGSIDVFQKRSTDLIAPNPLAPATGVDVIYMNVADLEGKGFDIAVHSKNIQGAFQWQTDVSLSRSKTIIKRVFKQRYNTSEYLDYGVNASDGIMAYGMSSYKWAGLDPATGNPRGYLANKISTDYNAILNDSINNQVFNGSAVPLVFGFLKNSFSWKRFTLSANINYRLDFYFRKPAISYSDLSNSWQGNADYAARWQKSGDEQFTSVPSFIYPLNQSRDKFYQYSAINVLRGDNIRLQDLRLQYDWGSRQKKTVVKNWQVFVYVNNLNAILWRKNNSNLDPDYTGGMGFITPPAKSWTIGINANL is encoded by the coding sequence ATGACAGATTTTATATCTGGCAAAGCTGCTATTGCCCGGGATGAACGCGGGCACGACCGACTAAAATGGGAATTGACAAAAACATTGCGGATCATGAAGTTAGGTGCATTTTTTTTATTGGCTGCTGCTATGACTGTTTCGGCGAAAGGGTTAACCCAGGATAAGATCACCCTGTCCCTGAAGAATGCGCCCCTGGAAAAGGTGTTTGACGCGATCGAGAGTCAGTCGGGGTTTGTTTTCATTTACAAGAATGAAACGGTAAAGGATAAGAAAGTGAGTATCCAGGTAACCAATGTTTCGCTGGCGGATGCATTGAATGAATGTTTAAAAGGACAGGCGCTCTCATACAGCATCGTTGGTAAAAGTGTGGCCATCAAAACCATTCATAAAGAAACCGGCCTGGCTGAAAATGCCACCCCCAATGCGCCGCCATTGATTGATGTAAAGGGAAAGGTGCTGAATGAAAAAGGCGACCCGGTGGAAGGCGTTACGGTGCGGGTAAAAGGGACGGAGAAATTTACGCTTACGGATAAAAATGGGGAGTTCTCGCTGATAACAGTAGAAAGAGATGCTATCCTGTTATTCACGCATATTACCATGGAAGCATTTGAGTTGCAGGTGAGCGGGCAAACGGAGTTGCTGATAAAGTTGAGGACGAAGGTGAGCTCTTTAGGTGAAGTAGTAGTAAGTGTGAATACGGGATATCAACAGGTAAGTAAAGAAAGGTTTGTGGGGTCGGTGAGTTCATTGGATAGCGCAGCCTATAGCAGAAGGGCAGGCATGGATATCATAAGCAGGCTGGATGGGACAGTGCCCGGGGTGTTGTTTGATAAGAAAACAGCTTCGACCTCTTTAGACCAGGTACAGATAAGAGGGTTGAGTACATTAAATTCAAGTAGAGCCCCGTTGGTCATTGTAGACAATTTTCCCTTTAGACAGGACCTGAGTTTATTAAATCCAAATGATGTTGAAAGTATTACGGTGCTGAAAGATGCAGCGGCTACCTCTATCTGGGGCGCACAGGCAGGCAATGGGGTTATAGTGATCACAACAAAAAAGGGAAGATATAATCAACCGATGAGTGTGTCGGTAAGTTCAAACGTGACCATTCAGCAAAAACCTGATCTGTATTACAACCCTCAAATAAGTGTGCCTGACTTTATTGATGCGGAAACTTTTTTGTTTAGTAAAGGCAGATATGATATAGACCTGAATAATACAAGTACCTGGCCTGTTATTTCTCCTGTGGTGGAAGTGCTGGCAAAAAGAAGAGCGGGTGTTTATACTGCTGAAGATTCTGCCACCCAGATCGATGCCATGAGATCGATGGACCTTCGGCGGGAACTGAATAAATATATGTATCGCCCTGCTGTACTTCAACAACACTATGTACAATTGAATGGCGGTAACAATACATTCAGTTATAATTTTTCCGCCGGTTATAATCGTAATCAAAATAATATTCAAAACAGCAAAGTTGATGATAATTTTACGCTGAAATCCTTCACTGCCATCAGGCCGGTTAAAAACCTGGAAATTACTACCAGCATCATGTATATCCAGGGTACAAACAGAAGCACCACTTTACCTTCTCTCAGGCTCTATCCTTATGCACAGTTAGCCGATCAGGAGGGACATGCTTTGGCAATACCCCAGGATAGAAGGGCTGCTTATATTGATACGGTTGGCGGGGGGCGTTTACTCGATTGGCATTACCGGCCATTGGATGAAGTGAAGCTGGCAGATAAAAACGACAGGAGTCGCCTGATCCAGTTAAATACCAGTATTGCGTACCGGTTTACGCCCTGGTTAAATGCAAGCCTGAGTTATCAATATAGTGGTCAGTCGCTTGACGGAAGTAATTATCTGGGGCCGGGAACCTATTATACCCGTAACCTTATAAATCAGTATACTAACCTGGCGCAAACCCTTCCTGGTTTGCGCAACCCCATTCCGGTGGGCGGCATCATGAATGTATCACATATTGAATCCAGGTCGCAAAATGCAAGGGCGCAATTAAATTTTAATAAAAAGCTGGGTTATAAACATGCAGTTAATGCCCTGGTTGCCGGGGAAATATCTGAAACCAGGGGAACGGGGAATACAAACAGGTTTTACGGTTACAATAAGGAAATGGGAACTTATGTAACCACAATAGATTATGTAACTCAATTCCCTTCGTACAACAACATTGCAGGAAGCGGCCAAATTCCCACCGGCAGCACGGCGTCTCCGGAAACCTACGGCCGGTTTGTTTCTTTTTTGGGTAATCTCTCCTATACCTATAACGATCGCTATACAATATATCTAAGCGCCCGCAAAGACGGTTCCAATATATTTGGCGTTAACACCAACAGAAAGTGGAAGCCTTTGTGGTCAACAGGCGGCAGCTGGGATATTTCAAAGGAGAGTTTTTATGATCTTAAGTGGATGTCTTCATTACGGGTAAGAGCTTCCTACGGCTATAGCGGCAATCCGGGAAATGTTTCGGCTTTGCCTACCATTCAGTATAACACTATACCAGCGGTAATGACAAATTTGCCGGCAGCTACTACAAAAGATGCGCCCAATCCATCACTAAGATGGGAGAAAGTGCAGATGATCAATGAAGCCATTGATTTTAGTTTGTTCCACAACAGGATCTCGGGAAGCATCGATGTATTTCAAAAAAGATCTACCGACCTTATTGCCCCCAATCCCCTGGCGCCTGCAACTGGCGTCGATGTTATATATATGAATGTTGCCGACCTTGAAGGTAAGGGATTTGATATTGCGGTACATTCAAAAAATATTCAGGGAGCTTTTCAATGGCAGACTGATGTTAGCCTGAGCCGCTCCAAAACTATAATTAAAAGAGTATTTAAACAGCGTTACAATACTTCCGAGTATCTGGATTATGGTGTAAATGCTTCTGATGGAATAATGGCGTATGGCATGTCGAGTTATAAATGGGCAGGTCTTGATCCCGCTACCGGTAATCCCCGCGGTTATTTAGCTAATAAAATTTCTACTGATTATAATGCCATACTTAATGATTCAATAAATAACCAGGTGTTCAATGGTTCTGCGGTGCCGCTGGTTTTTGGATTTTTAAAAAATTCGTTTAGTTGGAAAAGATTCACCTTATCCGCTAACATTAATTATCGCCTTGACTTCTATTTCAGAAAACCAGCTATCAGCTATTCGGACCTGTCGAATAGCTGGCAGGGCAATGCCGATTATGCTGCCCGCTGGCAAAAAAGCGGTGATGAACAATTCACCAGTGTTCCTTCTTTTATTTACCCGCTGAACCAGTCACGGGATAAGTTTTATCAGTATTCAGCCATAAATGTATTAAGAGGAGATAATATCCGCTTGCAGGACCTGCGCTTGCAGTATGATTGGGGCAGTAGGCAAAAGAAAACTGTTGTTAAAAATTGGCAGGTCTTTGTTTATGTAAATAACCTGAATGCCATTCTGTGGCGTAAAAACAATTCCAATCTTGATCCGGATTATACCGGGGGAATGGGTTTTATTACGCCCCCTGCCAAAAGCTGGACGATTGGAATAAATGCTAACCTTTAA
- a CDS encoding FAD-dependent monooxygenase: MQNKSIPVLIVGGGLTGLGAALFLLKQGIKPVLIERRASTSIHPRARGFDVRTMELFRELQLDKAIVEAGKALAPAWGLYQGESLVEILKNIDPAKLKVNHPINFPGLEKLAAMSPVAGARCTQDLSEPILLQAAQERGADIRFNTKLLSFTQSATGVTAQIQDTITGQKQTITCAYMIAADGAGSPVRKALQAATSGHGSYGHLLNVYFEAALGEAVKGREFSICRIAQPGIEGILTSINNSDKWVFHLYYDPAKGETPEDYTPEHLEKLLQQMLGMPQLPVRIISVLPWQPTVSVVNDMQHGRVLLAGDAAHQMTPYGGKGAATGVQDVQNLAWKLKLVLQQKAGDELLHTYSAERQPVGMQVAEMSGALADDKGLIDIPKFMKLVSGSTAEYNLEKMITMVGLPDFRYTSSAIINNDQDGEPALLSAQPGTRVPHVWLQKEPQPISTLDLATEHLTLITDEAGEVWQWAADVVKDQLQITLPVYAMKKEEPAYEAWKEITRLQDGEVILVRPDGFVAWRQTLPETNAPGVLKEALQKILALDKN; this comes from the coding sequence ATGCAGAATAAATCAATTCCTGTACTCATTGTTGGCGGCGGATTAACCGGACTGGGGGCGGCGCTGTTCCTGTTAAAACAAGGCATAAAACCAGTGCTGATCGAGCGGCGCGCTTCCACTTCCATCCATCCCCGGGCCCGCGGGTTCGACGTAAGAACGATGGAACTGTTCAGGGAATTGCAGCTGGACAAGGCAATTGTAGAAGCAGGTAAGGCGCTGGCGCCGGCCTGGGGTTTGTACCAGGGCGAATCGCTGGTGGAGATCTTAAAGAACATAGACCCTGCCAAATTAAAAGTGAATCATCCCATCAATTTTCCCGGACTGGAAAAGTTGGCGGCCATGAGCCCGGTAGCCGGCGCCCGTTGTACGCAGGACCTTTCGGAACCCATCTTATTACAGGCTGCACAGGAGCGGGGCGCCGACATCCGGTTCAACACCAAACTGCTTTCGTTTACACAATCGGCTACCGGCGTAACAGCCCAAATCCAGGATACCATAACCGGCCAGAAACAAACAATTACCTGTGCCTATATGATAGCGGCTGATGGCGCAGGCAGCCCCGTGCGTAAAGCACTGCAGGCAGCTACCAGCGGCCATGGGTCGTACGGACATTTATTGAATGTATATTTTGAAGCTGCCCTTGGCGAGGCGGTAAAAGGCCGTGAGTTCAGCATTTGCCGCATTGCACAACCCGGTATAGAAGGTATACTAACCTCCATTAACAACAGCGATAAATGGGTGTTCCATTTGTATTATGATCCGGCGAAAGGTGAAACCCCGGAAGATTATACGCCTGAACACCTGGAAAAGCTGTTGCAGCAAATGCTGGGAATGCCACAGCTGCCCGTGCGTATTATCAGCGTGCTACCCTGGCAGCCTACCGTTAGTGTGGTAAATGATATGCAGCATGGGCGGGTACTGCTGGCTGGCGATGCAGCCCATCAAATGACGCCTTACGGCGGAAAAGGCGCTGCCACCGGCGTACAGGATGTACAAAACCTGGCCTGGAAACTGAAGTTGGTATTACAGCAAAAAGCAGGGGACGAACTGTTACATACGTATTCAGCCGAACGCCAACCGGTAGGCATGCAGGTGGCGGAAATGTCGGGAGCGCTGGCAGATGATAAAGGGTTAATAGATATTCCGAAGTTCATGAAGCTGGTATCCGGATCGACCGCGGAATACAACCTTGAGAAAATGATAACAATGGTAGGGTTACCCGATTTCAGGTACACTTCATCAGCAATAATAAACAACGACCAGGATGGGGAACCAGCTTTATTAAGTGCACAACCGGGAACGCGGGTGCCGCATGTATGGTTACAAAAAGAACCGCAACCTATTTCTACCCTCGACCTGGCTACTGAACATTTAACCCTCATCACCGATGAAGCGGGGGAAGTCTGGCAATGGGCGGCAGATGTGGTGAAAGATCAGCTGCAAATAACGTTACCGGTATATGCCATGAAAAAAGAAGAGCCGGCTTATGAGGCCTGGAAAGAAATCACCCGCCTGCAGGATGGTGAAGTGATCCTGGTTAGGCCCGATGGCTTTGTTGCCTGGCGCCAAACGTTGCCGGAGACAAATGCGCCGGGGGTGTTGAAAGAGGCTTTGCAGAAGATACTGGCACTTGATAAAAATTGA
- a CDS encoding RNA polymerase sigma-70 factor → MKSSQFTETQIIDGLKNNESRVFDHLFNEYYTQLQYFAERLISNREEAQDIVITAFRKFWNIRDNFQTATNIKAFFYITVRNQCLDYLRYKQRFNEVKKEYESHLLSADELQQTDNLIIETDLINKIYLEVQKLPNRCREIFILTYFKGLKTKEIANALQISESAVTTQRSLAIKYLKHAFSQEGYIFFCLVLASLDR, encoded by the coding sequence ATGAAATCTAGTCAATTTACTGAGACTCAAATTATTGACGGCTTAAAAAACAATGAGAGCCGGGTATTCGACCATTTGTTCAACGAATACTATACTCAGCTGCAATACTTCGCAGAACGCCTCATCAGCAATCGGGAAGAAGCGCAGGACATCGTTATTACTGCGTTTCGTAAGTTCTGGAACATCAGGGATAATTTTCAAACCGCTACCAATATCAAGGCCTTTTTCTATATAACCGTTCGTAACCAGTGCCTGGATTACCTGCGGTACAAACAACGGTTCAATGAAGTAAAAAAAGAATATGAGTCCCACCTGCTCTCCGCAGACGAATTACAGCAAACAGATAACCTGATCATTGAAACAGACCTCATTAACAAGATCTATCTGGAAGTACAAAAACTTCCCAACCGTTGCCGCGAGATCTTCATCCTCACTTATTTCAAAGGCCTGAAAACAAAGGAGATCGCCAACGCCCTCCAAATTTCCGAGAGTGCCGTAACCACCCAAAGATCATTGGCCATCAAATATTTAAAGCACGCATTTTCCCAGGAAGGCTATATTTTCTTTTGCCTGGTGCTGGCCAGTCTGGACCGTTAG
- a CDS encoding FecR family protein — MAEESYNLSNELFEIGSLLLKHNQGELTEEEQTILDNWKNASAGNKQLFATLTNNENLQAKLNQLHEIEATKEAAKRRVMESLSMGAIVTPIKRTTHSLWKTVAAAVTITAVAGTGAWLLLKNNKHPQVAVVQPAENKLAGVMPGSYKAQLVLDDGSIIELDSAGSGKLAQQGNMQVMNRDGQLSYKPDATTEKRSLYNTLKTGRGQMYPVKLSDGSAVWLNSSSSIRFPVAFNKQERRVEITGEAYFEVTHNDRKPFKVSVNGVEVQVVGTVFNINSYNDEASMKTTLLTGSVKLTKGNEQVMIKPGEQAEVVDKTIKVNTGVNVNKEVAWKNGLFYFKNENLKAIMRQIARWYDVDVVYEGKISNDEISGKIYRNANLSEVLKLLNVLDVNYKIEGKKLIIKG, encoded by the coding sequence ATGGCTGAAGAATCGTATAACCTTTCCAATGAGTTGTTTGAGATAGGGAGTCTTCTGCTCAAACACAACCAGGGAGAGCTCACCGAAGAAGAACAAACAATACTGGATAATTGGAAAAATGCATCAGCAGGAAATAAACAGCTCTTTGCAACACTGACCAATAACGAAAATCTGCAGGCAAAGCTTAACCAGCTTCATGAAATCGAAGCTACCAAAGAAGCAGCCAAAAGGCGGGTGATGGAATCGCTTTCTATGGGCGCCATAGTAACACCCATAAAACGCACTACGCACAGCCTTTGGAAAACAGTGGCCGCTGCAGTCACTATTACTGCGGTGGCAGGAACGGGCGCCTGGCTGCTGTTAAAGAATAATAAGCATCCGCAGGTGGCAGTTGTTCAGCCGGCAGAAAACAAACTGGCCGGTGTAATGCCCGGAAGTTATAAAGCGCAACTGGTGCTTGACGATGGTTCTATCATTGAACTGGACAGTGCAGGAAGCGGAAAGCTGGCGCAACAGGGCAATATGCAGGTAATGAACCGCGATGGACAATTATCGTATAAGCCGGATGCCACAACAGAAAAAAGATCTTTATACAATACATTAAAAACAGGCCGGGGGCAAATGTACCCGGTAAAGCTATCAGACGGTAGCGCTGTTTGGCTCAACTCTTCCTCTTCAATCCGTTTTCCCGTAGCATTTAATAAACAGGAAAGAAGAGTTGAAATTACCGGTGAGGCTTACTTTGAAGTAACTCACAACGATCGCAAACCGTTTAAGGTTTCGGTAAATGGAGTAGAGGTGCAGGTAGTGGGTACCGTGTTCAACATCAACTCCTATAACGACGAAGCAAGCATGAAAACAACCCTGTTGACGGGTTCGGTAAAACTAACGAAGGGGAATGAGCAGGTAATGATAAAACCGGGCGAGCAGGCAGAAGTGGTTGACAAAACCATTAAAGTAAATACCGGGGTAAATGTGAACAAGGAAGTGGCCTGGAAAAACGGGTTGTTCTATTTTAAGAATGAGAACCTGAAAGCCATTATGCGGCAGATTGCCCGCTGGTACGATGTGGATGTAGTGTATGAAGGAAAAATAAGCAACGATGAAATAAGTGGTAAAATATATAGAAATGCAAACCTGTCCGAAGTGCTGAAGCTGTTGAATGTGCTGGATGTGAATTACAAAATTGAAGGAAAAAAGTTAATCATTAAAGGCTAA
- a CDS encoding RNA polymerase sigma factor: MNQVCTYERAEKEQFFISIYKEYWYKVYHYSYLYTGDKSEAEDLAQDLFLKLWQQFDRLNGVENVKGYLFIMARNNCHNHYKKELRRKPLYKNYCRSFNEACYHDEVVVKELNRITIRAVQELPAKQKKVFIYRDMGLGRKEIADILNVSVNTIDACINIAMKKVQQFVSRELELSTAA, translated from the coding sequence ATGAACCAGGTTTGTACATATGAGCGGGCTGAAAAAGAGCAATTCTTCATCAGTATTTACAAAGAATACTGGTACAAAGTGTATCATTATTCGTATTTATATACAGGGGATAAGAGCGAGGCGGAAGATCTGGCGCAGGACTTGTTCCTGAAGTTGTGGCAACAGTTCGACCGGTTGAACGGCGTTGAAAATGTAAAAGGATACCTGTTCATCATGGCCAGGAATAACTGCCACAATCATTACAAAAAAGAGTTACGCAGGAAGCCACTGTATAAAAACTATTGCCGGTCGTTTAATGAAGCGTGTTATCACGATGAAGTGGTGGTAAAGGAATTGAACCGCATTACCATCAGGGCCGTACAGGAGCTGCCGGCAAAACAAAAGAAGGTCTTTATATACCGGGACATGGGATTGGGCCGAAAGGAAATTGCAGATATATTGAATGTATCAGTAAATACAATCGATGCCTGTATAAATATAGCCATGAAAAAAGTACAGCAGTTTGTAAGCCGTGAATTGGAATTGTCAACGGCTGCATAA
- a CDS encoding helix-turn-helix transcriptional regulator has product MSAENKFRRKEDFNPFFQLHDGMVREYALPFPDRTGTVKITSAGGIGIIDSVNHTTAITAPWQHFNVFPFVEMNFMLQGNMYQTHEGVLNRCLYGKDYHNILFNPYSNEVNELIGMGSYRMFGVHIQPEKMITLFSGYTPELAHVADKIASGISFVMQAPQKQLTSHMRFIFDNIWQCPDAAGLRSLFIESQILTLLSLQCEVLMKPSTPVAKPLKLQAADKEKIYHARDILTARCDNPPSLAELSKLCGINEFKLKKGFKQLFENSVVAFVNEHRLNEAKRLIYEGEKNMSTIAYELGYAHPQHFQRAFKKKFGVTPGSLLK; this is encoded by the coding sequence ATGTCAGCCGAAAATAAATTCAGACGTAAGGAAGATTTTAACCCGTTCTTTCAGTTGCACGATGGAATGGTAAGGGAATATGCCCTGCCCTTCCCTGACCGTACCGGAACCGTTAAAATAACATCTGCGGGTGGCATTGGTATTATCGACAGCGTTAACCATACCACAGCCATCACGGCGCCCTGGCAGCATTTTAATGTGTTTCCTTTTGTTGAAATGAATTTCATGCTGCAGGGAAATATGTATCAAACGCATGAGGGCGTTTTGAACCGTTGTTTGTATGGGAAAGATTATCACAATATTTTATTCAATCCCTATTCCAATGAAGTGAACGAATTGATAGGCATGGGCTCCTATCGCATGTTCGGCGTGCATATCCAACCTGAAAAAATGATTACGCTGTTCTCAGGTTATACGCCTGAACTGGCGCACGTAGCAGATAAAATAGCCAGCGGCATTTCTTTTGTTATGCAGGCGCCGCAAAAACAACTCACCAGCCACATGCGGTTTATTTTTGATAACATCTGGCAATGTCCCGATGCGGCAGGTTTACGATCCCTTTTTATTGAATCGCAGATCCTCACGTTGCTTAGCCTGCAATGTGAAGTATTGATGAAGCCTTCCACGCCTGTTGCCAAACCGCTAAAACTGCAGGCAGCCGATAAAGAAAAGATCTACCATGCCCGCGATATTCTAACGGCCCGTTGCGACAACCCACCTTCTTTAGCCGAGCTGTCGAAACTCTGCGGCATCAATGAATTTAAATTGAAGAAAGGATTCAAACAGTTATTTGAGAACAGTGTGGTGGCCTTTGTAAATGAACACCGGCTTAACGAAGCCAAACGGCTTATTTATGAGGGAGAAAAGAATATGTCCACCATAGCCTATGAGCTGGGCTATGCGCATCCGCAGCATTTTCAGCGGGCGTTTAAGAAGAAGTTTGGGGTAACGCCGGGCAGCTTATTAAAATAA
- a CDS encoding RagB/SusD family nutrient uptake outer membrane protein, translating into MTNYNRIYSFKRAMVWLFFLSVVVTGSSCKKYLDKKPIQNLIVPSSLSDLQALLDNQNGNSLAPGITEFVADNYYLTTAAWSPLNIDLRKNYTWDNDARITNVNSVWSNPYTAIYNANFVLDYLPKITKNDYDAGTYNNIKGMALFYRAYMFHQLAQLFCAPYSTSTAGSPGIVLRTTAETDAPINRSTVQQTYDQIISDLKTAADLLLTSQTFTTRPGKAAAYGELARVYLSMRDYANAEVYANNALTVNNTLLDYNALTPVGNPVLPANPINNPEILFISRTDIPGVYSASHEAIVDTTLYRSYNANDLRKTVFFGSNGNNNYWKGSYYTFGGTDYSIFDGLATDEIYLIRAECRARKGDANAAMDDLNTLLRNRWKTGAFTNLVAIDANDALTQVLNERRKELAFRGLRWSDLRRLNLEGANISLTRVVNGTTYTLPANDLRWTLLIPDLEINRSGIAQNPR; encoded by the coding sequence ATGACCAATTACAATAGAATATACAGCTTTAAACGGGCAATGGTGTGGTTGTTTTTTCTTTCAGTTGTTGTAACCGGATCGTCCTGTAAAAAGTATCTTGATAAAAAGCCTATTCAAAATTTAATTGTTCCTTCCAGTTTAAGCGATTTGCAGGCCCTGCTGGATAATCAGAATGGGAACAGCCTGGCTCCAGGTATAACTGAATTTGTAGCTGATAATTATTATTTAACAACAGCCGCCTGGTCGCCCCTGAACATTGACCTGCGGAAAAATTATACCTGGGATAACGATGCCAGAATAACAAATGTGAATTCTGTCTGGAGTAATCCTTATACCGCTATTTACAACGCCAACTTCGTGCTGGATTATTTGCCTAAAATAACAAAGAATGATTATGATGCGGGCACGTATAACAATATAAAAGGAATGGCGCTTTTTTACCGCGCCTATATGTTTCATCAACTGGCCCAGTTATTCTGCGCGCCCTATTCCACTTCTACGGCAGGTAGCCCCGGAATAGTTTTAAGAACGACTGCTGAAACAGACGCGCCAATTAACCGGTCAACTGTTCAACAAACATATGACCAGATAATCAGCGACCTGAAAACAGCTGCTGATCTATTGTTAACAAGCCAGACATTTACCACCCGGCCCGGTAAAGCGGCTGCCTATGGTGAACTGGCCCGGGTATATTTGTCAATGCGCGATTATGCAAATGCAGAAGTGTATGCCAACAACGCCCTCACTGTAAATAATACCTTACTTGATTATAATGCTTTAACGCCTGTTGGTAATCCGGTACTTCCAGCCAATCCCATCAATAATCCGGAGATCCTGTTTATAAGCCGCACTGATATCCCGGGTGTATACTCAGCTTCGCATGAAGCGATAGTAGATACTACGTTATACAGGTCCTATAACGCAAATGATCTGAGAAAGACGGTATTTTTTGGATCAAACGGAAATAATAATTACTGGAAAGGCTCTTATTATACATTCGGTGGAACAGATTACTCAATCTTTGATGGGTTAGCTACAGATGAAATATACCTTATCAGGGCCGAATGCAGGGCCAGGAAAGGAGATGCCAACGCCGCCATGGATGACCTTAACACGCTTTTGCGTAACCGTTGGAAAACCGGTGCATTTACAAATCTTGTAGCCATAGATGCCAACGATGCATTAACCCAGGTGCTGAACGAAAGGAGAAAAGAACTGGCATTCCGCGGGCTTCGCTGGAGCGATCTCCGGCGCTTAAACCTGGAAGGCGCCAATATCTCATTGACCAGGGTGGTAAATGGAACAACATATACGCTGCCTGCGAATGATCTGCGCTGGACATTATTGATCCCCGACCTGGAGATCAACCGGTCGGGCATTGCACAAAACCCACGTTAA